A region of Mycolicibacterium brumae DNA encodes the following proteins:
- a CDS encoding diacylglycerol/lipid kinase family protein — protein sequence MRAVLIVNPNATSTTPAGRDLLAHALESRVRLSVEHTGHRGHAIEIAQQAMEDKVDLVIAHGGDGTVNEVVNGLLGRPGTLPLGHVPAVAVVPGGSANVFARSLGIPQDPTEATNQLIDLISAHAAGQPWRRIGLMDCGERWGVFTAGMGVDGEIVASVEAHRAKTGKGVSPTRYMLVTVPTVVKASRREPRLTLELPGQPPVTGVHFAFVSNSSPWTYVNAKPIYTNPDCRFEGGLGVFATTSMGIWPNLGLARRMWSKRPNIKGKHLIRDDDVATVRITADSPTACQVDGDYIGERETMTFTSVPNALEVAAPALKNIADQR from the coding sequence GTGCGCGCCGTTCTGATTGTGAACCCCAATGCCACGTCCACCACTCCCGCGGGCCGTGACCTGCTGGCGCACGCGCTGGAGAGCCGGGTCCGGCTGAGCGTCGAGCACACCGGACACCGCGGGCATGCCATCGAGATCGCCCAGCAGGCGATGGAGGACAAGGTCGACCTGGTGATCGCCCACGGCGGCGATGGCACGGTCAACGAGGTGGTCAACGGCCTGCTGGGGCGTCCGGGCACGCTGCCGCTGGGCCATGTGCCGGCCGTCGCGGTGGTGCCCGGCGGCTCGGCCAACGTGTTCGCGCGTTCGCTGGGCATTCCGCAGGACCCGACGGAGGCCACCAACCAACTGATCGACCTGATCAGCGCGCACGCGGCGGGCCAGCCGTGGCGGCGCATCGGGCTGATGGATTGCGGCGAGCGCTGGGGTGTCTTCACCGCCGGGATGGGTGTGGACGGTGAGATCGTGGCCAGTGTGGAGGCGCACCGCGCCAAGACCGGAAAGGGCGTTTCGCCGACCCGCTACATGCTGGTCACCGTCCCGACAGTGGTGAAGGCGTCCCGTCGGGAACCGCGGCTGACGCTGGAACTTCCCGGCCAGCCGCCGGTCACCGGGGTGCATTTCGCGTTCGTGTCGAACTCCAGCCCGTGGACGTATGTCAACGCCAAACCGATCTACACCAATCCGGACTGCCGGTTCGAAGGCGGCCTAGGGGTTTTCGCGACCACCAGCATGGGAATCTGGCCGAATCTGGGGCTGGCGAGGCGGATGTGGTCGAAGCGCCCCAACATCAAGGGCAAGCATCTGATTCGTGACGACGACGTTGCCACGGTCCGGATCACCGCCGACTCCCCCACCGCCTGCCAGGTGGACGGGGATTACATCGGCGAGCGGGAAACCATGACCTTCACCTCGGTGCCGAATGCCCTGGAGGTCGCCGCCCCGGCCCTGAAGAACATCGCTGACCAGCGATGA
- the whiB1 gene encoding transcriptional regulator WhiB1 — protein sequence MDWRHKAVCRDEDPELFFPVGNSGPALAQIADAKLVCNRCPVTTECLSWALESGQDAGVWGGMSEDERRALKRRNARTKARTGV from the coding sequence ATGGATTGGCGGCACAAGGCAGTTTGTCGTGACGAGGATCCGGAACTGTTCTTCCCGGTGGGCAACAGCGGCCCCGCGCTGGCTCAGATCGCCGACGCGAAGCTGGTCTGCAACCGTTGCCCGGTGACCACCGAATGCCTGTCCTGGGCGCTGGAGTCCGGTCAGGACGCCGGCGTGTGGGGCGGCATGAGCGAGGACGAGCGTCGCGCGCTCAAGCGCCGCAATGCCCGCACCAAGGCGCGCACCGGGGTCTAA